From a region of the Marasmius oreades isolate 03SP1 chromosome 7, whole genome shotgun sequence genome:
- a CDS encoding uncharacterized protein (antiSMASH:Cluster_7.3), whose translation MKSDELRDYIFSLSPENKSIWARKCYGLESFVSTASENLDGIPFVTATVAIKPAYDQAILEPAIKKAWIALRHSLPAIAVKSSRLPAPDNHFILTYHVPKNFEQVQAWVDETLFFTNTVKDLYELHKSLKDERWWRPANGHWVGELHVSPIEDGWQCSIVFNHNSIDGRSAFIVLNELLAKLVPILDSSAKPVSELRWGEETQCLPPAAIAILAKENIYPKRDQPLLPLSQMPAWIWPPAKSPSSVARDLTALVTLPVETTSKLHAISKLHGRTITPVINALSILAHTEVSLATAAKAGHERFNILSQGYKESVVYKIAFSLASYRHSFPEPYNSLTGETSSPFTAVGAMPLFLPMDVVRKFFKIDDSTPSASVNFTNLSDAFWDGLVDAASQSLKDQDMSLQAYATHEEELHESIHSFDHEVFHIPSLIMSSIGDLGRLNLFNAYLPSQQNKTLTVVDMVGGQRMRVPTVMNICWQYAGKLNCHWVAGGEWMTEEELQQVADSFMRSIKMVVVSVEAPARGNRQVLHSKM comes from the exons ATGAAATCGGACGAATTGCGGGATTACATCTTCAGTCTATCACCCGAGAATAAATCCATCTGGGCACGCAAATGCTACGGGCTCGAGTCCTTCGTGTCCACGGCGTCGGAAAATCTCGATGGAATCCCCTTCGTGACTGCCACCGTTGCCATCAAGCCAGCTTATGACCAGGCGATACTTGAGCCTGCCATAAAGAAGGCATGGATCGCTTTGCGTCATTCTCTACCAGCTATTGCCGTCAAATCGTCCAGACTTCCTGCACCCGATAATCACTTTATCCTCACCTATCATGTGCCCAAGAACTTCGAACAGGTTCAAGCTTGGGTTGACGAAACGCTCTTCTTCACCAATACGGTGAAGGACCTATATGAACTCCACAAGAGCTTGAAGGATGAGCGGTGGTGGAGACCAGCGAACGGTCATTGGGTCGGAGAGTTGCATGTTTCTCCTATAGAAGATGGTTGGCAGTGTAG TATTGTCTTTAATCACAACAGTATCGATGGTAGAAGTGCTTTT ATTGTTCTCAATGAACTTCTGGCCAAGCTCGTTCCGATCCTCGACAGCTCTGCTAAACCAGTTTCAGAACTTCGTTGGGGCGAAGAGACGCAATGCTTACCTCCGGCAGCTATTGCTATCCTTGCAAAGGAAAACATTTACCCCAAGAGGGACCAACCACTTCTCCCTTTGTCGCAGATG CCAGCGTGGATCTGGCCGCCTGCCAAATCACCGTCATCAGTAGCGCGCGATTTAACTGCTCTCGTCACACTTCCTGTGGAGACCACATCAAAGCTACATGCCATCAGCAAGCTGCATGGACGGACCATCACCCCAGTCATCAATGCTCTCTCTATTCTCGCTCATACTGAGGTTTCCTTGGCCACGGCTGCCAAAGCTGGGCATGAACGGTTCAACATCTTATCTCAGGGCTACAAGGAATCGGTGGTGTACAAGATTGCGTTTAGTTTAGCAAGCTAT AGACACAGCTTTCCTGAACCGTACAACAGCTTAACCGGCGAAACCTCCAGCCCGTTCACGGCCGTTGGTGCAATGCCCCTTTTCCTCCCTATGGACGTGGTCCGCAAATTCTTCAAGATTGATGACTCTACCCCATCCGCTTCTGTGAACTTCACCAATCTCTCGGATGCTTTCTGGGACGGGCTCGTGGATGCTGCCAGTCAGAGTTTGAAGGACCAAGAC ATGTCACTCCAAGCGTACGCAACTCACGAAGAGGAATTACATGAATCGATTCACAGTTTCGACCACGAAGTCTTCCATATCCCCTCACTTATCATGTCTTCCATTGGAGACCTGGGTCGGCTGAATCTTTTCAATGCTTACTTGCCATCGCAACAAAATAAAACCCTGACGGTCGTCGATATGGTGGGCGGACAGAGGATGCGGGTGCCGACGGTTATGAACATATGTTGGCAATATGCTGGCAAGTTGAATTGTCATTGGGTCGCAGGAGGGGAATGGATGACTGAGGAGGAGTTGCAGCAGGTTGCGGATTCGTTTATGAGGTCGATCAAGATGGTTGTTGTTTCGGTCGAAGCTCCCGCTCGAGGGAATAGGCAGGTACTGCATTCTAAGATGTAA
- a CDS encoding uncharacterized protein (antiSMASH:Cluster_7.3) codes for MLFPFLSSVVLLSHLHHYASALSLPEVDVTTSAGINDNADASNCFPAIGFTMPSSTPSSLTNWWCPMSSEYAFVGFSYEVSQCQSASQLKTEFANIKNKFHGRYVRLYGACDREGFYDDVVDAAWNAGVGVHALIWFGFDGGDIWETRRDTLTQALLNNPRAKFVTRTVQFGSEPMFDWVLDPPVLADQVTILKQKLSTLNIPVTVSDMAYSYQFQESNGSGQVMQAIDFIDAHMLPFFAQDASTADQSWPLVLRDLQWFYDNGLGKKMYLSENGWPSTTYPGVEPNSPLAVADVPNEKAYYDLLDSQCEYFKTAPNGGVGWFAHIYSDNQEPGYGIYGKDGQLKFAFQPRTSC; via the exons ATGCTATTCCCATTCCTTTCGTCTGTTGTCCTCCTATCCCATCTACATCACTATGCCTCTGCGTTGTCTTTGCCAGAAGTTGACGTGACAACCTCTGCAGGCATCAATGACAATGCCGACGCCTCAAACTGCTTTCCTGCTATCGGCTTCACGATGCCATCGAGTACACCATCGTCTCTGACCAACTGGTGGTGTCCCATGAGCTCAGAGTACGCGTTCGTCGGATTTAGCTACGAAGTGTCGCAAT GCCAAAGTGCATCACAGTTGAAAACCGAATTCGCTAACATCAAGAACAAGTTCCACGGCCGCTATGTCCGGCTATACGGTGCATGCGACCGAGAGGGCTTTTA CGACGATGTGGTGGATGCTGCATGGAACGCCGGGGTTGGGGTACATGCGCTGATCTGG TTCGGCTTCGACGGTGGCGATATTTGGGAAACACGCCGTGACACTCTCACGCAAGCACTTCTCAACAACCCGAGGGCGAAATTTGTCACTCGCACAGTGCAATTCGGCTCAGAACCCATGTTTGATTGGGTGCTCGACCCTCCGGTTCTTGCTGATCAAGTCACGATACTAAAACAAAAACTCTCAACTCTGAATATTCCTGTTACGGTGTCAGATATGGC GTATTCGTATCAG TTTCAAGAATCGAATGGTTCGGGCCAAGTGATGCAAGCGATTGATTTCATTGACGCTCATATGCTGCCTTTCTTCGCCCAAGATGCCTCAACTG CTGACCAGTCGTGGCCGTTGGTACTTCGAGACCTTCAATG GTTCTACGATAACGGACTGGGGAAAAAGATGTATCTTAGTGAG AACGGCTGGCCGTCCACCACATACCCGGGAGTAGAACCAAATAGTCCTCTAGCTGTCGCCGATGTGCCTAACGAAAAG GCATACTACGACCTTCTCGACAGTCAATGCGAATACTTCAAGACTGCGCCAAACGGTGGTGTCGGCTGGTTCGCACACATCTATTCTGATAATCAGGAACCTGGTTATGGAATTTATGGAAAGGATGGACAGCTGAAGTTTGCCTTCCAACCTAGAACCTCGTGTTAA
- a CDS encoding uncharacterized protein (antiSMASH:Cluster_7.3) yields the protein MKSDELRDYIFSLSPENKSIWARKCYGLESFVSTASENLDGIPFVTATVAIKPAYDQAILEPAIKKAWIALRHSLPAIAVKSSRLPAPDNHFILTYHVPKNFEQVQAWVDETLFFTNTVKDLYELHKSLKDERWWRPANGHWVGELHVSPIEDGWQCSIVFNHNSIDGRSAFIVLNELLAKLVPILDSSAKPVSELRWGEETQCLPPAAIAILAKENIYPKRDQPLLPLSQMPAWIWPPAKSPSSVARDLTALVTLPVETTSKLHAISKLHGRTITPVINALSILAHTEVSLATAAKAGHERFNILSQGYKESVVYKIAFSLASYRHSFPEPYNSLTGETSSPFTAVGAMPLFLPMDVVRKFFKIDDSTPSASVNFTNLSDAFWDGLVDAASQSLKDQDMSLQAYATHEEELHESIHSFDHEVFHIPSLIMSSIGDLGRLNLFNAYLPSQQNKTLTVVDMVGGQRMRVPTVMNICWQYAAGCGFVYEVDQDGCCFGRSSRSRE from the exons ATGAAATCGGACGAATTGCGGGATTACATCTTCAGTCTATCACCCGAGAATAAATCCATCTGGGCACGCAAATGCTACGGGCTCGAGTCCTTCGTGTCCACGGCGTCGGAAAATCTCGATGGAATCCCCTTCGTGACTGCCACCGTTGCCATCAAGCCAGCTTATGACCAGGCGATACTTGAGCCTGCCATAAAGAAGGCATGGATCGCTTTGCGTCATTCTCTACCAGCTATTGCCGTCAAATCGTCCAGACTTCCTGCACCCGATAATCACTTTATCCTCACCTATCATGTGCCCAAGAACTTCGAACAGGTTCAAGCTTGGGTTGACGAAACGCTCTTCTTCACCAATACGGTGAAGGACCTATATGAACTCCACAAGAGCTTGAAGGATGAGCGGTGGTGGAGACCAGCGAACGGTCATTGGGTCGGAGAGTTGCATGTTTCTCCTATAGAAGATGGTTGGCAGTGTAG TATTGTCTTTAATCACAACAGTATCGATGGTAGAAGTGCTTTT ATTGTTCTCAATGAACTTCTGGCCAAGCTCGTTCCGATCCTCGACAGCTCTGCTAAACCAGTTTCAGAACTTCGTTGGGGCGAAGAGACGCAATGCTTACCTCCGGCAGCTATTGCTATCCTTGCAAAGGAAAACATTTACCCCAAGAGGGACCAACCACTTCTCCCTTTGTCGCAGATG CCAGCGTGGATCTGGCCGCCTGCCAAATCACCGTCATCAGTAGCGCGCGATTTAACTGCTCTCGTCACACTTCCTGTGGAGACCACATCAAAGCTACATGCCATCAGCAAGCTGCATGGACGGACCATCACCCCAGTCATCAATGCTCTCTCTATTCTCGCTCATACTGAGGTTTCCTTGGCCACGGCTGCCAAAGCTGGGCATGAACGGTTCAACATCTTATCTCAGGGCTACAAGGAATCGGTGGTGTACAAGATTGCGTTTAGTTTAGCAAGCTAT AGACACAGCTTTCCTGAACCGTACAACAGCTTAACCGGCGAAACCTCCAGCCCGTTCACGGCCGTTGGTGCAATGCCCCTTTTCCTCCCTATGGACGTGGTCCGCAAATTCTTCAAGATTGATGACTCTACCCCATCCGCTTCTGTGAACTTCACCAATCTCTCGGATGCTTTCTGGGACGGGCTCGTGGATGCTGCCAGTCAGAGTTTGAAGGACCAAGAC ATGTCACTCCAAGCGTACGCAACTCACGAAGAGGAATTACATGAATCGATTCACAGTTTCGACCACGAAGTCTTCCATATCCCCTCACTTATCATGTCTTCCATTGGAGACCTGGGTCGGCTGAATCTTTTCAATGCTTACTTGCCATCGCAACAAAATAAAACCCTGACGGTCGTCGATATGGTGGGCGGACAGAGGATGCGGGTGCCGACGGTTATGAACATATGTTGGCAATATGCTG CAGGTTGCGGATTCGTTTATGAGGTCGATCAAGATGGTTGTTGTTTCGGTCGAAGCTCCCGCTCGAGGGAATAG
- the TUBB2 gene encoding Tubulin beta-2 chain (antiSMASH:Cluster_7.3), which produces MPGREIINLQVGQAGNQVGESFWNALLLEHGLDQSGAYVGTNPLQTARLDVYFTEVAHTNSQSKYVPRSIQVDLEAGVCNRLKSGPLGKLFRPDTYVTGNSGAGNNWAKGFYTEGAELVDALMDATRLQTENADTLQGFQVIHSLGGGTGSGLGSLMLSKLREEYPDRMLATFSVLPSPKVSETVVEPYNAMLSIHQLLDSCDLTVCIDNEALYNITTGMLKIKQPGFSDLNGLISKVMCGVSTSLRFPGQLNGDLRKFCTNLIPFPRLHFLMPSYAPFHDARTQAWQGTSIPELTAALFDRKNLLVACDPRFGRYLTATAIFRGKIASREAEYAVHDLQKRNSHNFVEWIPDNISVSLVSVPPVGQKQAAIALANSTSIQEVFQRSLEGFSAMFKRRAFLHWYTEEGMDVMEFSEAESNTKDLIAEYQQYQEASADVDYEEEQEEQEEEGQAFEEEQQLI; this is translated from the exons ATGCCTGGCCGTGAAATTATTAATCTTCAA GTTGGTCAG GCTGGAAATCAAGTAGGAGAATCATTTTGGAATGCCCTTTTGTTAGAGCATGGGCTTGATCAGTCTGGG GCATACGTCGGAACGAACCCCTTACAAACTGCGCGG CTCGACGTCTACTTCACCGAGGTTGCGCACACCAATAGCCAGTCCAAGTATGTTCCCAGAAGTATCCAAGTCGATCTAGAGGCCGGCGTGTGCAATAGA TTAAAAAGTGGACCTCTCGGTAAACTCTTTCGACCCGATACATACGTGACAGGAAATTCGGGTGCCGGTAATAACTGGGCTAAAGGAT TCTACACAGAGG GTGCCGAGTTAGTGGACGCATTAATG GACGCAACTAGACTACAAACAGAGAATGCCGATACCCTGCAGGGATTCCAAGTTATACACTCTTTAGGTGGAGGGACCGGTTCAGGTTTAGGAAGTctcatgctctcaaaattaCGCGAG GAGTATCCGGATCGGATGCTCGCCACTTTCTCCGTTCTTCCGTCGCCCAAGGTATCTGAAACGGTTGTTGAG CCCTACAACGCGATGCTCTCAATCCACCAGCTCCTTGATTCCTGTGACCTCACTGTTTGCATAGATAATGAAGCTTT GTACAACATAACAACCGGAATGCTCAAGATTAAGCAGCCTGGCTTTTCTGATCTTAATGGT CTTATCTCCAAGGTCATGTGCGGTGTTAGCACCAGTCTTCGCTTCCCCGGACAACTCAACGG AGATCTACGCAAATTCTGTACTAATTTGATTCCTTTCCCTCGG TTACATTTCTTGATGCCGAGTTATGCGCCTTTTCACGACGCCAGGACTCAAGCATGGCAAGGAACGTCCATTCCCGAGTTGACTGCCGC ACTGTTTGACCGCAAAAATCTTCTGGTAGCTTGTGATCCTAGATTCGG TCGTTACCTAACAGCTACTGCCATCTTCCGAGGGAAGATCGCATCGCGAGAG GCTGAA TACGCTGTGCATGATTTACAAAAGCGGAACTCACATAATTTTGTTGA GTGGATACCCGATAACATCTCTGTTTCTCTCGTTTCCGTTCCTCCTGTCGGCCAGAAACAG GCTGCAATCGCCTTAGCCAATTCAACTTCCATACAAGAAGTCTTCCAGAGGTCATTGGAAGGG TTCTCGGCGATGTTCAAGCGTCGTGCATTTTTGCACTG GTACACTGAAGAGGGTATGGACGTGATGGAATTCTCCGAAGCTGAGAGTAACACAAAAGATCTCAT TGCGGAGTATCAACAG TATCAAGAAGCCTCCGCGGACGTGGATTATGaggaggagcaggaggagcAAGAGGAGGAGGGGCAAGCTTTCGAAGAGGAACAACAACTGATATAA